The SAR202 cluster bacterium genome contains a region encoding:
- a CDS encoding copper chaperone PCu(A)C yields MLLDLKQDVKVGDSVIVILSFRDSGNVTVEAEVRAP; encoded by the coding sequence ATGCTCCTGGACCTGAAGCAAGACGTCAAAGTCGGCGACAGCGTCATCGTAATACTCAGCTTCCGTGACAGCGGCAATGTCACCGTCGAAGCCGAAGTCAGGGCGCCGTAG